The Palaemon carinicauda isolate YSFRI2023 unplaced genomic scaffold, ASM3689809v2 scaffold3212, whole genome shotgun sequence region acctagagcgccttgaccttcacgtgaccttgaccttcacgtgaccttgaccttcaagtgacctgcttgacttttgaccttcaagtgatctttgttcatttgccactgatacttaatatgacattgatataatgcaccaatatgaccttgacctttgacctttataaatttgaacatcacccatgggttgcgcctggactaggacttccctgttggcttatgcaaaagtcagtgctttatttctgtctcttgatatggccacttatgtcatagtgacaccagtgacccctgtgaccttgaccttggggtgaccttgaccaaaatttaatcagttcttccatacacattggggaactacttggccaagtttgaagtgattccgtgtagaaatgtggcctctacgttgtccacagacagacagacaaacagagaaacaaacaaacaaacaaacaaaccgaaccgaaaacataacctccgccgcttggcggaggtaataataataatgataataataataataataataataataataataataataataataataataaaaataataataataataataataataataataacaagtgagcaagtcctgaacgcggacatggtcctcgtagaggacatacctccgccaaggtgacctagagcgccatatgtcctagaatcatgaattgatgtgacttcgactttcaagtaacgtttgacctttaatttagcttaaccattcaatggccttggcagttacctgacactgaggttgaaggacttttgactgtttgtgtgttggtagcattgggaagctcttgtgggtgtgttcgattttatttttttttgacgtgatgttggcattgacgcgagagtcgaacatatgaattaataatgagcaatagtaataatatgtcGTTGGGTGATGTATAGAAAACAAATACGAATGTATGCTTTGCACGTTTATTAGAGCAAAATTAGAAATGAGTCAAATgacatgtgtacataaatatatatgaacagatgATCGAACATAGGAATACAAAAAAGACAATAGTGACCTTGATATAcaagtgctttatttctgtctcttgatatggccacttatgtcatagtgacaccagtgacccctgtgaccttgaccttggggtgaccttgaccaaaatttaatcagttcttccatacacattggggaactacttggccaagtttgaagtgattccgtgtagaaatgtggcctctacgttgtccacagacagacagacaaacagagaaacaaacaaacaaacaaacaaacaaacaaacaaacaaaccgaaccgaaaacataacctccgccgcttggcggaggtaataataataataataataataataataataataatattaataataataatgataataataataataataataataataataataataataataataataataataataattacaattttattaataataataataataataataataataataataataataataataataataataataataatgataataataataatgataataataataataataataataataataataataataatattaataataataataataataataataataataataataatattaataatattaataataataataataataataatattaataatattaataataataataataattttaataataataataataataataataataataataataataataataataataataataataatattaataataataataataataataataataataattataataataataataataataacaattacaattttaataataataataatattgcattttcATATAGTTCAGTAAGATCATAAACTCGGCCTGTTTTCTCAGATATTTCCTCTTGTACTAATTTTCTTATCTAGGCCAAGGCCTTATCTTTAGTTGTCCTCCTAAGATGGTGTCTGAAGTCCCGAGGTTGTCCACCAAGATCGCCTTCTTTCAAGTTTCCTCGTATGGCATTTTCAAATTTCTGGATATGCCTTTTTACATTGCCTTTTTCTATTACTTCATGAATAACCTTCTTCATCTTTTCTATTTTGTCacctttcagagcctcttcccattcTTGAACAAGACCATATACTAAGCGTCTCTTCTGGAAAGACCTCCTCCATTGCAATTCGTCTTATCTTGAAAAAGGCTTTATCTTTGGCTTTCCTCCTAAGATCAGCGGTTTGTTTGCGTCCCATCACCTTTAGCTTTATAATGTCTTcataatcatcactattactaGCAGAATATCCTTGTGTTCCTGAGCTACTTGCTTCCTGGTAGTCTTGAAGCTCCTTTTCaatgttttcacttttccttttaagattctctctcaagcctggagattgcccaagaagatggccttcattttctgttttctcttgtaacatattttcaaaatactccaTTAGGTTTTCTATTATTTGGCTTTTTATTGCCTTATATtcacttttcttttcaattttgtctCCTTTGATTGCATTTTCATGTAGTTCAGTAAGATCATAAACTCGGCCTGTTTTCTCAGACATTTCCTCTTGTACTAATTTTCTTATCTGGGCCAAGGCCTTATCTTTAGTGGTCCTCCTAAGATGGTTTCTGAAGTCCCGAGGTTGTCCACCAAGATCGCCTTCTTTCAAGTTTCCTCGTATGGCATTTTCAAATTTCTGGATATGCCTTTTTACATTGCCTTTTTCTATTACTTCATGAATAACCTTCTTCATCTTCTCTATTTTGTCACCTTTCAGAGCCTTTTCCCATACTTGAACAAGACCATAGACTAAGCGTCTCTCTTCTGGAAAGACCTCCTccattgcaattcgtctaatcttgaAAAAGGCTTTATCTTTGGCTTTCCTCCTAAGATCAGCTGTTTGTTTGCGTTCCATTACCTTTAgctttataatttcttcataatcatcactattactaGCAGAATATCCTTGTGTTCCTGAGCTATCTGCTTCTTGATAGTCTTGAAGTTCCTTTTTAATGTTTTCACTTTTCCAGACATTTTCATTTTGTTCCGATAGTTCCTCATGTGCTCCCACTCCTTGAAGACCCCATTCGATGGCCTGACAACAGTCTGATACAATAATTCCTCTAATGAggttttcaaaatactggataccCCTTTCTACGattccttcttctatttcttcaaggTTAACCTCCTGTCTCTTATCCGTTTTCTCGTGTTTCAGAGCCTCTTCCCTCAGTTTAATAAGAGCGTATACTTTGTCGCCTTTTTGCTGTGAGATTTCCTCCTGTGCAATCTGTCTGATCCTTATTAGGGCCACATCTTTTGCTTctctcctaagatgctttctcttcATTATTCCGTTCATCATCATAATTTCTGGATATTCACCACTTTTACTGGCAGAATCAGCTTTTGTTCCAGGGCTATTTGATTCTTGGTAgcctttttcattttgttcttctgaTAACCACTCTTGTATTATTTGACTTATCCTGGCTAAAGCGATATCCTTAGCCTTCCTGTTAAGATTTTCCCTGAAGTCTGGAGATTGCCCCAGAAGATCGCCTTCAATTTCTGTTTTATCATCAATGTTTtcacttttccagacgttttcattttgttcttctgaTAACCACTCTTGTATTATTTGACTTATCCTGGCTAAAGCGATATCCTTAGCCTTCCTGTTAAGATTTTCCCTGAAGTCTGTAGATTGCCCAAGAAGATCGCCTTCAGACTCTGTTTTTTCTTGTAACCTATTTTCAAAACACTCGATAAGGTTTTCTAATGTCTGGCTTTTTCTTGCCTCTTGATATTCATTTTTCGCTTCAATTTTGTCTCCTTTTAATGCGGTTTCATATCGTTTAGTAAGATCATAAACTACGCCTCTTTTCTCAGAGGCCATTTCCTCTTCCACTCTTTTTCTTATCTGTGCCGAGGCTATATCTTTAGCGACCCTCCTAAGTTGGTTTCTGAAGTCCCGAGATTGTCCACGAAGATCGTCTTCCTGTATGTTTCCTCGAATTATATTTTCGAGATACTCGATGTTCCTTTTTACGATCCCTTCTTCTATCACTTCAATAACAATCTTCTTTTTCTTGTCTATTTTCTCgcctttcagagcctcttcccagaGCTGAATAAGATCGTATACTAATCCTCTCTTGTCTGGAGAGACTTCATCCATTGCAATTCGTCTGATCCTTAATATGGCTCTATCTTTCGCTTCCCTTCTAAGATAAGTTCTCTGATTCCGTGCCAGTATCTCTCCCATCATAGTTGCTCCATAATCACCACAAAAATACCAGAATCTGCTTCTgttcctgggctattttctgtcATCGTTTCTCttaacatattttcaaattttcggaTTTGGGCTACCCTTGCAGCTTGGTAGGACTTTTCAAACTTAGGTATTTCAACAATCCTAGCTAAGGCCACTTTTATGGCCTCCGTAGTTGGATTCCTTCTAATTTCAAGAGAATCCTTCGGTTTTCCTTtaccttttatcctttcttggtatccATTTTCGGACATTTCAAACTTATGAATTTCAACAATTCTAGCTAGggccacttctttggcctccctgGCTGGATTTATTCTAATTCCAACAGAATCCTTCTTCTGTGTTCCGTTACCTTTTATCCTTTCTTCATATTGCATTATACGAGTCTTCACTTGTCCTTCGTTTCCTAATGAAACATTTCGTTTTGGTTTCTCCATTTTTCCAGTTTTTTCAAATTTCTCGACGAGATCCTTAACGGTTCCTGGTCCTGGGTAACCGTTCTTCTTTACTTTCATCAAAGCGTCCCTGTTCGGTTCCATAGCGGAACAATTACAGCATACACAATATCCCAAATTGTTCTGATTAGTAACCACAAAATAAACTTTGGTACTCAAAGCCATTCCACAATAAATACAACACAAATAACTGGTATTACTACACATTTTTGTTAATAACTTTCCTCTACATTGTTTTaggtctattttgaaaaaaaaaaatgcaacttgaTCTGGAGACACTCAGGGAGAAGCCAAGAATGTCTTTAAAGAACAACACGGATCTCGGAGCTcgggcagttttcggaatgtcttggaaatgaagcaggaatccCGCAGCCGGATTTGCGATCGTTAATTTTTCATGATTCCTATTTTGAATACCACCAAATCGACAGAAATTATCACAAAACTATCTATTTTAGGCCTATGTCTACTACAATAGGCTTCTAAAATCATTTACAATAGGATAACATAAAGGAGAAGTAAAGACGATTTTCTCAAATTAGTATTTTATTAGAGCTACATTGAACATATTAATCATCTCCTCCGAGATTTCTGAAGAATTCCGAGAGTCGATGAAGAGATTTTCGTTGATTGGGTTGAAGAAAAAGGCGAAGATGATTGCTCTTACAGCGACTGAAGACTCGCAAGTCTGAAGAACGCCATTCCTGAAAGGATTCAGGAAAAGGATCGAAAAACCTCTCCAAGCCTGAATCCTTTTAGGAATGGCATTCTTCAGACTTGCGAGACTTCAGTCGCTGTAAGAGCAATCATCTTCGCCTTCTTCTACATCCCAATCAACGAAAATCTATCCATAGACTACCGGAATTATTCAGAAACCGATGTTAGATCGGCCTAAGGCAGGCAACGGCCATCATACGTCTGGCATCTCATAACAcagaaggacggacaggatgaagATGAAGCTCTCGAAAGCGCACTCGAAGACGACCACGGAAGAAAGGCAGAACGAAAATCTCTCCATAGACTCCCAGAATTCTTCAGAACCCTTCAGGAACGAGGATGTTAGATCGGCCTAAGGCAGGCAACGGCCATCATACGTCTGGCATCTCATAACAcagaaggacggacaggatgaagATGAAGCTCTCGAAAGCGAACTCAAAGACGACCATGGAAGAAAGGGAGAGGCTGGGAGTCGGTCAGGACTCATTCTTCTATACTAGATAAATTCGTCTGCTCAGCTTCGAACGGAGTCCAGTCAAGCTCTGATTAAACAAGCCCTTGATCTAAACTTTGGAGTAAAGACTCCCGTTTTCTATTCTCCCCTGATATACAATAAGTTGGTTTTGTGTATATAGTTATATTTGTTCTGTGAAGTTATATGTCAGAATAAGCAAACCTACAAACAGAAATCTTTATTATCCATATATGAAATGCTTAACTTTGTTGCTTAAGGGATAATTGCAGCTTGTTGCATACGCAATATCAAGTTACTATGGCTCTCAAGGGAAAAAGTATTTTGTTCTACGTGCAATAAAGATTTTAATGCTGGGCCTAAATTCCTTCGATAAACGCTCTTAAACCGGAAACATTTTGATGCAATAAAAGGCAAAGGTGCATtgcatatgaatatacagtaggcctatacaaATATTGGCTATGTTGTAGGTCTATACGTATAGATGCTATACTGTAGTTCTATGCATAGAAGGGCTATACTGTAGACTATACATAGATACTCATAGGCCTATTCAAAGATGAgctataatgtaggcctatacataATAGCCTACACTGTAAGCCTATACATATATGGGCTATactataggcctctctctctctctctctctctctctctctctctctctctctctctctctctctttttatatacatacatatagacacgcaaactatatatatatatatatatatatatatatatatatatatatatatatacatacatatagacacgcaaactatatatatatatatatatatatatatatatatatatatatatatatatatatatatatatatatatatatatatatatatatatatatatatatatagtttgcgtgtctatatgtatgtatataaaaggagagagagagagagagagagagagagagagagagagagagagagagagagagcctatagtATAGCCCATATATGTATAGGCTTACAGTGTAGGCTATtatgtataggcctacattatagcTCATCTTTGAATAGGCCTATGAGTATCTATGTATAGTCTACAGTATAGCCCTTCTATGCATAGAACTACAGTATAGCATCTATACGTATAGACCTACAACATAGCCAATATttgtataggcctactgtatatttatatgcaatgcACCTTTGCCTTTTATTGCATCAAAATGTTTCCGGTTTAAGAGCGTTTATCGAAGGAATTTAGGCCCAGCATTAAAATCTTTATTGCACGTAGAACAAAATACTTTTTCCCTTGAGAGCCATAGTAACTTGATATTGCGTATGCAACAAGCTGCAATTATCCCTTAAGCAACAAAGTTAAGCATTTCATATATGGATAATAAAGATTTCTGTTTGTAGGTTTGCTTATTCTGACATATAACTTCACAGAACAAATATAACTTTATACACAAAACCAACTTATTGTATATCAGGGGAGAATAGAAAACGGGAGTCTTTACTCCAAAGTTTAGATCAAGGGAGaatagaaaacgggagtttttACTCCTTCAAAGTTGCTGAAGGACATTCCATTCAACTTtaccattatttatgtatatataaaatcatattatgaAAGGATTAAATAAAAATATCGTATTCTACATTAATGTTTTTTATTGAGGTAATtgtttcattatgaaaatttaaagcatTGTTATAAACTGGTATTTACTTTTACAAAGAAATGTAGACGTAGTATGAGAGATGCCAGATATAGCTATTTgggacaaaaaagaaataaaaaaaaaaaacggtttaccGCGGAAAATTTTCCTCTTCAAAATTATTTATCGAAAAGATTATTTGATGTAAATTTttacatgatttattttttcacaatattcgggtgtttttctttttttgtagaaaTTTCTATCGAGCTACCCGTTATATAGAAGTGGTCTTCCGTTGTTTAATCAGAGCTTGACTGGACTCCGTTCGAAGCTGAGCAGACGAATTTATCTAGTATAGAAGAATGAGTCCTGACCGACTCCCAGCCTCTCCCTTTCTTCCATGGTCGTCTTTGAGTTCGCTTTCGAGAGCTTCATcttcatcctgtccgtccttctgTGTTATGAGATGCCAGACGTATGATGGCCGTTGCCTGCCTTAGGCCGATCTAACATCCTCGTTCCTGAAGGGTTCTGAAGAATTCCGGGAGTCTATGGAGAGATTTTCGTTCTGCCTTTCTTCCGTGGTCGTCTTCGAGTGCGCTTTCGAGAGCTTCATcttcatcctgtccgtccttctgTGTTATGAGATGCCAGACGTATGATGGCCGTTGCCTGCCTTAGGCCGATCTAACATCGGTTTCTGAATAATTCCGGTAGTCTATGGATAGATTTTCGTTGATTGGGATGTAGAAGAAGGCGAAGATGATTGCTCTTACAGCGACTGAAGTCTCGCAAGTCTGAAGAATGCCATTCCTAAAAGGATTCAGGCTTGGAGAGGTTTTTCGATCCTTTTCCTGAATCCTTTCAGGAATGGCGTTCTTCAGACTTGCGAGTCTTCAGTCGCTGTAAGAGCAATCATCTTCGCCTTTTTCTTCAACCCAATCAACGAAAATCTCTTCATCGACTCTCGGAATTCTTCAGAAATCTCGGAGGAGATGATTAATATGTTCAATGTAGCTCTAATAAAATACTAATTTGAGAAAATCGTCTTTACTTCTCCTTTATGTTATCCTATTGTAAATGATTTTAGAAGCCTATTGTAGTAGACATAGGCCTAAAATAGATAGTTTTGTGATAATTTCTGTCGATTTGGTGGTATTCAAAATAGGAATCATGAAAAATTAACGATCGCAAATCCGGCTGCGggattcctgcttcatttccaagacattccgaaaactgcccgAGCTCCGAGATCCGTGTTGTTCTTTAAAGACATTCTTGGCTTCTCCCTGAGTGTCTCCAGAtcaagttgcatttttttttttcaaaatagacctAAAACAATGTAGAGGAAAGTTATTAACAAAAATGTGTAGTAATACCAGTTATTTGTGTTGTATTTATTGTGGAATGGCTTTGAGTACCAAAGTTTATTTTGTGGTTACTAATCAGAACAATTTGGGATATTGTGTATGCTGTAATTGTTCCGCTATGGAACCGAACAGGGACGCTTTGATGAAAGTAAAGAAGAACGGTTACCCAGGACCAGGAACCGTTAAGGATCTCGTCGAGAAATTTGAAAAAACTGGAAAAATGGAGAAACCAAAACGAAATGTTTCATTAGGAAACGAAGGACAAGTGAAGACTCGTATAATGCAATATGAAGAAAGGATAAAAGGTAACGGAACACAGAAGAAGGATTCTGTTGGAATTAGAATAAATCCAGCcagggaggccaaagaagtggccCTAGCTAGAATTGTTGAAATTCATAAGTTTGAAATGTCCGAAAATggataccaagaaaggataaaaggtaAAGGAAAACCGAAGGATTCTCTTGAAATTAGAAGGAATCCAACTACGGAGGCCATAAAAGTGGCCTTAGCTAGGATTGTTGAAATACCTAAGTTTGAAAAGTCCTACCAAGCTGCAAGGGTAGCCCAAAtccgaaaatttgaaaatatgttaaGAGAAACGATgacagaaaatagcccaggaacAGAAGCAGATTCTGGTATTTTTGTGGTGATTATGGAGCAACTATGATGGGAGAGATACTGGCACGGAATCAGAGAACTTATCTTAGAAGGGAAGCGAAAGATAGAGCCATATTAAGGATCAGACGAATTGCAATGGATGAAGTCTCTCCAGACAAGAGAGGCTTAGTATACGATCTTATTCAGCtctgggaagaggctctgaaaggcGAGAAAATAGACAAGAAAAAGAAGATTGTTATTGAAGTGATAGAAGAAGGGATCGTAAAAAGGAACATCGAGTATCTCGAAAATATAATACGAGGAAACATACAGGAAGACGATCTTCGTGGACAATCTCGGGACTTCAGAAACCAACTTAGGAGGGTCGCTAAAGATATAGCCTCGGCACAGATAAGAAAAAGAGTGGAAGAGGAAATGGCCTCTGAGAAAAGAGGCGTAGTTTATGATCTTACTAAACGATATGAAACCGCATTAAAAGGAGACAAAATTGAAGCGAAAAATGAATATCAAGAGGCAAGAAAAAGCCAGACATTAGAAAACCTTATCGAGTGTTTTGAAAATAGGTTACAAGAAAAAACAGAGACTGAAGGCGATCTTCTTGGGCAATCTACAGACTTCAGGGAAAATCTTAACAGGAAGGCTAAGGATATCGCTTTAGCCAGGATAAGTCAAATAATACAAGAGTGGTTAtcagaagaacaaaatgaaaacgtctggaaaagtgaAAACATTGATGATAAAACAGAAATTGAAGGCGATCTTCTGGGGCAATCTCCAGACTTCAGGGAAAATCTTAACAGGAAGGCTAAGGATATCGCTTTAGCCAGGATAAGTCAAATAATACAAGAGTGGTTAtcagaagaacaaaatgaaaaaggcTACCAAGAATCAAATAGCCCTGGAACAAAAGCTGATTCTGCCAGTAAAAGTGGTGAATATCCAGAAATTATGATGATGAACGGAATAATgaagagaaagcatcttaggagagAAGCAAAAGATGTGGCCCTAATAAGGATCAGACAGATTGCACAGGAGGAAATCTCACAGCAAAAAGGCGACAAAGTATACGCTCTTATTAAACTGAGGGAAGAGGCTCTGA contains the following coding sequences:
- the LOC137636541 gene encoding calponin homology domain-containing protein DDB_G0272472-like; amino-acid sequence: MMGEILARNQRTYLRREAKDRAILRIRRIAMDEVSPDKRGLVYDLIQLWEEALKGEKIDKKKKIVIEVIEEGIVKRNIEYLENIIRGNIQEDDLRGQSRDFRNQLRRVAKDIASAQIRKRVEEEMASEKRGVVYDLTKRYETALKGDKIEAKNEYQEARKSQTLENLIECFENRLQEKTESEGDLLGQSTDFRENLNRKAKDIALARISQIIQEWLSEEQNENVWKSENIDDKTEIEGDLLGQSPDFRENLNRKAKDIALARISQIIQEWLSEEQNEKGYQESNSPGTKADSASKSGEYPEIMMMNGIMKRKHLRREAKDVALIRIRQIAQEEISQQKGDKVYALIKLREEALKHEKTDKRQEVNLEEIEEGIVERGIQYFENLIRGIIVSDCCQAIEWGLQGVGAHEELSEQNENVWKSENIKKELQDYQEADSSGTQGYSASNSDDYEEIIKLKVMERKQTADLRRKAKDKAFFKIRRIAMEEVFPEERRLVYGLVQVWEKALKGDKIEKMKKVIHEVIEKGNVKRHIQKFENAIRGNLKEGDLGGQPRDFRNHLRRTTKDKALAQIRKLVQEEMSEKTGRVYDLTELHENAIKGDKIEKKSEYKAIKSQIIENLMEYFENMLQEKTENEGHLLGQSPGLRENLKRKSENIEKELQDYQEASSSGTQGYSASNSDDYEDIIKLKVMGRKQTADLRRKAKDKAFFKIRRIAMEEVFPEETLSIWSCSRMGRGSER